Genomic window (Pseudoliparis swirei isolate HS2019 ecotype Mariana Trench chromosome 23, NWPU_hadal_v1, whole genome shotgun sequence):
CGGtaacattgatttatttattatctgtaACTTTTCATACTAATTCCGAATCacgaattcagtttatttgagctctttagataaataaaatatttatcaaccaacttttttttttttaaggttgtTTTTATACACCACACCAAATTACCATGCAACGTCTCCAAAGACTAGTATTTTACAGATCCTAGTAATTGGGTTGTGGGAGGAAACTGTGCGACACAAGGAAACACGGTTAGCGCTGCATGTGTGGCCACAGAAAGCAGCCTgatttatttacaaatatatatgtatgtatatatatatacacatttttatatataaactatatatttataaacagaatatatttatatatatatagttatattacacatgtaattgcaaacaatttggtcaaaagtaaaaaagacacaatatatatataattatatgtgtatgatatatatttttgttttatatatatatatatatatatatatacaggactgtctcagaaaattagaatattgtgataaagttctttattttctgtaatgcaattaaaaaaacaaaaatgtcatgcattctggattcattacaaatcaactgaaatattgcaagccttttattcttttaatattgctgattatggcttacagcttaagaaaactctaaaatcctatctcataaaatttgaatatttcctcagaccaagtaaaaaaaaatttataacagctgagtgtttgtcaaggctcaggaaacccttgcaggtgtttcgagttaattagacaattcaagtgatttgtttaataccctactagtatactttttcatgatattctaatatttagagataggatatttgagttttcttaagctgtaagccataatcagcaataaatcagaataaaaggcttgcaatatttcagttgatttgtaatgaatccagaatgcatgacatttttgtttttttaattgcattacagaaaataaagaacttcatcacaatattctaattttctgagacagtcctgtatatacacatccaCAGACACAATtcgaaataaataattatatttaaactaTAGTGAacaaagcagggttgtcatattttgtttgactgtgaaAAAcgatttacagtgaataatttgagtaaaatcatgagcaagaacagctgatgagGTGTgtatatatcccagaatgcatttcgcaCCAGGGAACAACGGCAGAGGAGAGAAACCGGAAATTGACTTTgactaaatactactgttgttgagacaCGGAATGTATTTTGAGGAGAGCAGACTGATcttggctctgatgtctccgtatGGTATTGATAAACGGGCTATTTGTATCACGTCCCCATCAAGCAATACCGGACAATATGGGCTTGTTTTCCCGGTAACACCTTTGTATTTTAAAGCGTTTACGAATGTcggctttactttgaaaacatCCGAACCGGAAGAGGATACATGTGTTTGTTCGCCGGCTAGCTTAACGTGGGATCCTGCAGCCTGAACTGTCAGCCACGTCACCGCCTCTGAAACAACTTTTCTCCGAGGCGACAACTCATACCTCCGACTTCATGACGGGTCTATCTGTCCGTCTGCGTGCGTTCAGATAACAAGCCCACGAGCCGCTGCGAGCCGCTGCGagcttctccttttctttctactGTTCGCTCGTCACTTTGTGCACTTTCGCGGCGGAACATCTCCCCGGAGGACGTAAGGCCCGCGAGGAGCAGTGCTGACTGCTGAGCCTTACTTGTTTTAACAGAAACAACAATGAATATCTTCCGTCTGGCGGGAGACGTGTCACATCTGTTGGCCATCATCATCCTGCTGCTGAAGATATGGAAGTCCAAGTCCTGTTCTGGTAAGTAGGCGAACACCGCGGTAGAACACAGCGAACACTGCGGACATATATCACTGCGCGTGAGCTCGTGCAGCCTAACTAACTATAACGGTTACCCATCAGTAGCTCTCAAATACACcgtgggttgttgttgttgttgttgttgttgttgtttatgtgcTCCGTTCACCGTGGAGGGGCTTGTGCGTAATGCTCGGTGGGAGCGACGTGGCATGGTGACAGCCTGCTCCACCTCTTCTCGAGCGGCCTGTGTCTTTAGGAACAAAGCAAGCGTCAGCATAGCGGTCTTAAatcattattatgatatattatcataattattgatGCACGCTATTTCTATTCCACGTTGGACCGCGTTTCAACTTCTTCCTGTGTCTCTCGCTGTCCCTGAAGGCATCTCCGGGAAGTCTCAGGTGCTGTTCGCGCTGGTCTTCACCACCAGGTACCTCGACCTGTTCACGGTGTTCATCTCTCCGTACAACACGGTCATGAAGGTGAGGCGCACGGCGGACCCCGTGAAAACACctcgtattgttgttgttgttgttgttgttgtcaaaggtcaagttggGTTAATTCATTCTCTCCTCAGTTACTGGGAACATTCATGTCTAAAGTTTCCAAATGTTacctaggacacacacacatacacaatgccGCTATAATAATAGGGTTTCACAGTGTTTACATGGACTTTCATGgctgattatttatatatattacatttttatattatatttatttatttaaatatatatacatttatttatatagatatatttctatatatatataatacaacactataattaatatatatatatatacaattatatatatatatatattacatttgtatatatatatactacatttatataattaatgtttatataaataatataataattatataatgtatatatatacataaatatatatacatttatttattcattattctcCTCTGCTCTCAGGTGGTGTTCCTGGGTCTGGCCTACGCCACCGTGTACCTGATCTACATGCGCTTCAGGACCACGTACAACTCTGAGAACGACACGTTCCGCGTGGAGTTCCTGTTGGTGCCGGTTGTCGGGCTGTCCTTCCTGGAGAACTACGCCTTCACCCCTCTGGAGGTACGGCAGCGCTCTGTCCGTGTTCCATACATTTGGGTTCAGCTGTAGAAATGTTTAGATCACTCCATGCCGCTTGAGGGATTTACGCTCAGTCTTTTATTATTAATGTCCCAGGATCGCCCAGATGATACACTCCTAGTACTTTTAACACCTCCGGTTTAAGAGTCAACCTgtcgtctccctccctctgatcATGTCCAGATCCTGTGgaccttctccatcttcttggAGGCGGTGGCCATAATGCCGCAGCTCTTCATGATCACAAAGACCGGCGAGGCCGAGTCCATCACCACTCACTACCTGTTCTTCCTCGGCCTCTACCGAGCCCTCTACATAGCCAACTGGGTGTGGCGCTACCACACCGAGGGCTTCTTCGACCAGATCGCCGTGGTGTCCGGCGTCGTGCAGACCATTTTCTACTGCGACTTCTTCTACCTTTACGTCACGCGGGGTGAGTGGAGACGACGATTTAGTACACTGACACGATTTCAGCTCTAATCGCTTTAGAGTTTGACTTTTCTCAACAACAGAATTTTTTTTCCACTCACATAAACGGAGGGAATCTAAATTGTAGCTCTGTGAAGAACACATGTTTGGTATGTTTCCTTGATAAATGACATAGAAAGAGTACTCACTATTCCCActattaaatgtgtgtgcacCCATTATAGAgcgtaaatattgtataaacattatatatgtaatcttatgtttttatgtttgttttatgacatctgcctctcgggactacagatgaaaaatagcctcttgacTAATatctctggcacatttacagaaatgtttttattaatgtgcgttatcaaataaaccaaagaacaACAAAGTTAATTGGCAATTAAATCTAAAGTAAATGTAGTCCGACAACTAGAATTTAATTATATTCTGTCACTTACATTCTGTTCTGTTAATGATATTGTCTGCTGCTGTGTTGGTTGTTATTCTTGCTGTTCCAGTTGAGGAGGATCAGTCTCCTCCtgcttgtgtgtttctgttgttgGCTCACCTGGTGAACAGCGGCGGTGGGAGGAGTTTCACTTTGAGGTTTCCAAAAAGCCAAAAGTCCCTCCTCAAGCCTGctctgttcttcctcttcccatcTGCAGTGCTCCGAGGCCGAGGGAAGATGGGCCTGCCGATGCCCATTTAaagccaaccccccccccccctcatcattATGGAggccaacgtgtgtgtgcactcgaTCTCTGTGCTGTGATTGGTGCTCGCTGCGTGAGTCTGTATGCATACATGCGCTGTTGTGGTCAGAGacctatatttgtttttttccataaGATACAAATGTCCCTGATGTGCACGTGGAACTTTAAAGTGAGGCGAGTGATTAACACGATATATAAACTGTGTATCTGTCTTTACTTTGGGACCGTTGCGATGTTGATCCAGGTAATTGTACTTCAGGTAGATCGTATGTTTGCAGAGTTAAAGCTGgaaaaggtcccagagtttcatCCAATCACAGACATGTTCCTCTGATTTACAATGGAGACAAATATtatagtttttttctattttttttctccttcttttaaaTATGTACTCTCCAAGTcaagttaattttatttatgtatcacAAATCACACATTTTGCTCTCGgggcttcacaatctgtacatcCTAAAAGTGTCTTCCTCTGGGCTTGTGTACCGGTAGACGCTCCCTGAATAGTTAACGGCATTATATGCAGACGATGTCTTTCCCCATTGACAAATatgatattttttgtatttcccTCTTAATCGTCTTATTTGCATTTCAATGTATTTCTTCGTGGGAGGAAAAAGGGCTAAACACTGTCGTGTCTTAAATGAAGCCAAATAAGGAACTGATAACTCAGCTTCAGTCACGCTGTTGTCTTTCCCGGATTGTTCCTTTGTGTCAGGGGTATATAAAAATGGGAAAAGAAATGTGGGCGGGGGGGTAAAGCAGTAGTGTGTTGAACTTGTGTCAAAgataaatctctttttttacaCTTGCAAATGTTTTAGTGCAGTAAATTGAATGGCTCACCATTTATATGACATGACCTTTATTACAACATGTGAATTCAAAGGTGTGGCTTTGTTCTTTGTTACCGGTCTCCGCATCACACCAGGATGTGTACCTTTCTGctgggcgcgcacacacacacacacacacacacattcaacagTCTGGCGCGTTGTGCTGCTCTAAAACAGAGATACCAttcgatgtaaaaaaaaaaagactttcaaGCATCGCGTCCCTACACTGATCAAAGTGCAACGAGGGATACTTGACTTTGTTCAGCGAGGTGTTCTCAGGAACGTTTTCCTGTGCTTGTATATCACCTTGCTCCCTTCCCTCACAGCTCCTCCCACCGCTTTGGCGGCTGAAGTGATGGAGAGCGGCGACGCTGCCAGAGCCAccgccctctccaccaccttcaCCTTCTTCACGGCCTTCCCGTCGTCGTCTTTCCCCATGATCCCGGCCCCCTCCGCAGCGCCTTTCCCCACCGCAGTCACCAACTCGCACCAGAAGAGCCTCTCCGCCCGTTTccttgcctcctcttcctccctcctcctcctcctctcgtcttcctccctcctcctccccaactCGGGTATCTGCTCCTCTTTGTTTCGAGCCACCTTCTTCGGGGACTCCGCCTcgggtcctctctctcccagAATCCTCTTTCGCGCCTCCCCGACGGCCCTCTCGGCCTCCTCGAACATCTCATTGCTATAGCAACCGCCTCCGTTGCTCGCCACGGTCCCGTCTAGCTtctccaggaggcgtccgaccTGTTGGCGGCACTCCGTTGTCATTCCTCGCTCGCTGTTATCAAGACGTGAAACCCTCCGGCAGCCGCCGACAAACTCCGAGCTCGCCGCTCTCCCGCAGGAAGTCCTCGATGCGTTTCCCCGCAGCTGGTCTCCCCAGGTGAACAGCACCGTGGTGAACCGGGTGGCTCCGGGTCCGAGCGTAGCCTTGATCCACTCTGGCGTCCCTCTCCTCCTGGGTGAACCTGCCGGGCTGCAGGGTCACCAAGAAGGCGTGGGGTCCCGGAGAGGACAGGGCGACACTCTGTCCCACCCCTGCCATGACGTCCTCAGGGGACAGGCGCGTGTGAGAGAAACCCGGAGTGTCAATCACAGAGATGCTCCGCCTGGACCAACCCGGTCTGCCTCTTGCACTCTGCGGTGACGGAACCAGGCGAGACGCTGACCCAGAAGGCGGATCTGCCCAGGATGGTGTTACCTGAGGAGCTCCTGCCCGATCCCGTCCTCCCCAGCAGAACAATCCTCAGGGGTTCAGCCTCTGATGCAGCAGTGACGCCTCACAGACTGTGGCAAAACGACACATCATAGTCCATGTATGTTGTTATTTATAATAGTCATTCTATTTAAAAGCagatatttaaagaaaacattgtACTAAGAGGACGTCAGACCATATTTGTGCCTTTTATTATGAATTAGTTTATTTGATTGATATAAACActtcatgattattattattaatagccTTTAGTGCATATATAAACAGTGCTGCTCTGACCAGTGACGTGTGTAAGAATAACTCATCGACATACCTTCATGTGACGCAGCAATTTCAGATGACATCTTGGCTTGGcggctttttgtttgttttggtgacGGAAAATACAGAAAACGGATTCCGTTTGTTACCGAGACGTTTTCTTGCTTTTAACTCGTGATTTAAGTCATTCAATGAGCCGCAGAGAGCATCAGCGCAGCTGCAGtccggaggagcagagaggcgcTGCAGCCCAggtgtgatgacgtcaccacacagGACTAGTTAGAGCTGTGATTAAACCCGCTCTTTACTATTACAGCGACCAACAGTGCTGACATCACTGCTGTCATTGCGGTAATCACTCAACCATGAGTTGCACTGATTGACAACGATGtagtttgttttatgacatctgcctctgggactacagatgaaaaatagcctcttgacTAATatctctggcacatttacagaaatgttttattaatgtgtatcaaataaaccaaagaaaacaaagttaATTGGCAATTAAATCTAAAGTAAATGTAGTCCAACAACTAGAATTTAATTATATTCTGTCACTTACATTCTGTTCTGTTAATGATATTGTCTGCTGCTGTGTTGGTTGTTATTCTTGTGTTCCAGTTGAGGAGGATCAGTCTCCTCCtgcttgtgtgtttctgttgttgGCTCACCTGGTGAACAGGGGGGTGGGAGGAGTTTCACTTTGAGGTTTCCAAAACCCAAAAAGTCCCTCCTCAAGcctgtttttcttcctcttcccatcTGCAGTGCTCCGAGGCCGAAGGAAGATCGGCCTGCCGATGCCCATTTAAAACCAAACCCCCCTCATCATTATGGAGGCCAACGTGGGGCACTCGATCTCTGTGCTGTGATTGGTGCTCGGGGGAGTCTGTATGCATACATGCGCTGTTGTGGTCAGAGacctatatttgtttttttccataaGATACAAATGTCCCTGATGTGCACGTGGAACTTTAAAGTGAGCCGAGTGATTAACACGATATATAAACTGTGTATCTGTCTTTACTTTGGGACCGTTGCGATGTTGATCCAGGTAATTGTACTTCAGGTAGATCGTATGTTTGCAGAGTTAAAGCTGgaaaaggtcccagagtttcatCCAATCACAGACATGTTCCTCTGATTTACAATGGAGACAAAtattatagttttttttctattttttttctccttttaaaTATGTACTCTTCAAGTcaagttaattttatttatgtatcacAAATCACACGTTTTGCTCTCGgggcttcacaatctgtacatcCTAAAAGTGTCTTCCTCTGGGCTTGTGTACCGGTAGACGCTCCCTGAATA
Coding sequences:
- the LOC130188256 gene encoding ER lumen protein-retaining receptor 3; protein product: MNIFRLAGDVSHLLAIIILLLKIWKSKSCSGISGKSQVLFALVFTTRYLDLFTVFISPYNTVMKVVFLGLAYATVYLIYMRFRTTYNSENDTFRVEFLLVPVVGLSFLENYAFTPLEILWTFSIFLEAVAIMPQLFMITKTGEAESITTHYLFFLGLYRALYIANWVWRYHTEGFFDQIAVVSGVVQTIFYCDFFYLYVTRVLRGRGKMGLPMPI